Part of the Paenibacillus aurantius genome, CCGAGGTGAGTGCGGGTGACTTCGATATAATAGCCGAATACTTTGTTAAATCCGACTTTGAGCGAACCAATGCCCGTTCTCTCCCGCTCCCGCCGCTCCAGCTCCGCGATCCACTGTTTCCCTCCGCGGTCTGCTTCTTTCAGCTTGTCCAGGTGTTCATGGTACCCGTCCTTGATTAAGCCTCCGTCCCTTACGGAGACGGGGGGCTCCTCCACGATAGCGGCCTCAATCCATTCCCGCACATCCTGGCAGGCGTCCATGCCTTCCACCAGCTTTCCGAGCGTTGCGGAGCCGGAGTCCACGCACGCCTCCCGGAAGGAAGGAATCTGCTCGAGCGATTTTCTCAGGGCCACCAAATCACGGCCGTTCGCGTTTCCGTACGAGATCCGCGCCACCAGCCGTTCCAGATCATAGACGTCCTTGAGGGCCGTCCGCAGCTCTTCCCGTACGATAAGCTGGTGATAGAGACGATCCACCGCTTCGAGACGCTCTTCGATGTGAGACCGGTTCATGAGCGGCTTTTCCACCCACCGCCTCAGCATCCGGCCTCCCATGGAGGTAACCGTGGAGTCGAGCAGCCACAGAAGAGACCCTTTCTTCGAGCGGTCCCTTACCGTCTCGACCAGCTCCAGGTTGCGCCGGGTAAAAGGATCCATGGTCATAAACTGACGGGTTTCATAGGTGCGGATGCGGGTGATATGGACGAGCGTTCTTTTCTGGGTGTCCTTCAGGTAGGCCATCAGGAAAGAAACGGCTGCAAAGGACGCCCCGTCCAAACCGCCGGTCTCTCCGTCTCTAAAGTGCTCCTCCAGAAAGGGATCGTCACGCTTGTCCCATCTCGTCATGACTACCGGCTTCATAGCCGGAGGAAGAATCGGGCGGATGGCATCCAGAAGCCGGGCGGGGCCAAGAAGCTCGGAAGGGCTGTAAGCGATGATTTCGTCCAAAAGCCCTTCCGTCGCGGAGGGCAGAGAAGTGACGTACAGCTCGCCTGTCGTCATGTCGCAGGCGGCAAACCCATATCCGCTGTCTTCCTCGGATACGGCCACAATGTAATTATTGGCGGCTTCCTTCAGCAGCTTTCCTTCCATCAGCGTTCCGGGGGTCACGATTCGGACGATTTCCCGCCGGACGACTCCTTTGGCTTCCGCCGGGTCCTCCACCTGCTCGCATATGGCCACCTTGTAGCCCTTCTCGATCAACCGGATTATGTAAGCCTCAGCGGAATGATAGGGAACGCCGCACATGGGGATTTTCTCTTCCGCTCCGCCGACTCGCCCCGTCAGCGTCAGCTCGAGCTCTCGGGAGGCGAGCACGGCGTCTTCGAAAAACATTTCATAGAAATCACCAAGCCGGAAAAACAAAAAAGCGTCCGGGACCTCGGCCTTTACGGACAAATATTGCTGCATCATCGGTGTGTATTGCGTCATAGGAACCCCCAGAAACGAAATAGCTGAGGTCTGCCGGCAGCCGGCAGACTCTATTGCTTCTATTATACCATAATCTCCGGGAGAGGCGTTTTGGCCGGGCCGAAGGGGGGGATTTTCCAGGCGGGGCGAAAATCCTCCGCGACCGCCCTTCCGGTTTCCTCCAGAATCTCTCTCTTCAGCCGATTCAGCTCCGTTCCGTATTCTCCATAGGCAGGCATCGTCTCCAGCTCCTCCCATAGCTTTCTTGCGACGGGCAGCAGCCTCGTGCTGTCTCCGGCATAATAAAGCTTGCGGATATCCGGATGGTCGAGCGGTTCCTGCATAAGGCTGTCGCTGCTCAGCGCGATGAGCCGAGCCAGAGCCAGCACTCCGGCCGCCCGTTCCGGGTGGTCGAGCCAGCTGGGGAGGGCTCGGTATTCGAATCCTCCATGGCGTTTGCGGCGAAAGTCACCCAGGCTTCCGTAGCGGGGCCGCCTCCGGCGCGACTGCTCATCTTCGAGCAGAACCAGGGGAAGGGCCAAATAGGTATCCAACGTCCTTAAAAGACGGGAAGTGAGGGGAATGCCGCTGAAATGTATGTGACCCCCTAACGGAAATCCCGGGACGGGCATGCCCCCGGTAAGCCATTCCAGCTCGGGATCGGTGATCTGACTGGAGGCCCGAAGCATGGCCTCTTTAAGATTCTCGACAAGTACCCGCGGGGACGGACTAGGCTCCGGCCGCAGTTCGGCCAGCGGCAAAATCACGCGTTGGCCTCTTAAGATAATCCCGTCACAGCCAGCCTCCCCCATCCGTTCCATATAGCGGGAGGCGGAGACGATTCTGCCCCCGGGACGGCGGAGCAGAAACTCCGGATCCGCTCCAAGCAGTAGCGGTTCCGGGCGTGATTCCCCGGCTTCTCTCTCCTTCCGCAGCCGTTCAATCGCCGCGGCAAACAAAGAGGAAAGCCGCGGTCCCGGGATGGGGGACGGATCGACCTCTTCGACCAGCGTTTCTCCCTTCAGGGTGGTGGCGATCTTGACGATTCCGTAATCGAGAC contains:
- the mutS gene encoding DNA mismatch repair protein MutS, whose product is MTQYTPMMQQYLSVKAEVPDAFLFFRLGDFYEMFFEDAVLASRELELTLTGRVGGAEEKIPMCGVPYHSAEAYIIRLIEKGYKVAICEQVEDPAEAKGVVRREIVRIVTPGTLMEGKLLKEAANNYIVAVSEEDSGYGFAACDMTTGELYVTSLPSATEGLLDEIIAYSPSELLGPARLLDAIRPILPPAMKPVVMTRWDKRDDPFLEEHFRDGETGGLDGASFAAVSFLMAYLKDTQKRTLVHITRIRTYETRQFMTMDPFTRRNLELVETVRDRSKKGSLLWLLDSTVTSMGGRMLRRWVEKPLMNRSHIEERLEAVDRLYHQLIVREELRTALKDVYDLERLVARISYGNANGRDLVALRKSLEQIPSFREACVDSGSATLGKLVEGMDACQDVREWIEAAIVEEPPVSVRDGGLIKDGYHEHLDKLKEADRGGKQWIAELERRERERTGIGSLKVGFNKVFGYYIEVTRTHLGKLPEGLYERKQTLANAERFITPELKEKEALILEAQEKMVDIEYELFSELREKIAGQIGRLQKLAEIIGTADVYQSLATVSAANRFVRPVLGEGYDLQLEEARHPVVEAVMKEGAFIANSTSLTRDEARILLITGPNMAGKSTYMRQVAIVCIMAQIGCFVPAERAEVPLTDRIFTRIGAADDLIGGQSTFMVEMMDIQVMTEKATERSLVIIDELGRGTSTGEGMAIAQAVIEFLHHEIGCKTLVSTHFHELAHLEESLPYLQNYCMAVKESGQQVTFLRKLIRGAADTSYGIYCAEIAGLPESIIQRSYDLLNAFEERAAASAEREAAAGAETPAPARKPHESEGRIASGEERLASGDARVVREAAAGQAYPAGPSAEADKNGEGAEPGRRGGGFVQLSLFAEEPAPVPKKADSKADLLAERIRQADLINMTPLQAMNLLYELKQKLQ
- a CDS encoding putative amidoligase domain-containing protein, giving the protein MSIFFLHGGEPGLASLLDRLTVKQGTRPPEAGSGTIVIRWGKTAPEPPETKIIGRIRPVLRAEQARTVAALLTQEGIRTVDRKRGKEEPFHYQYVVPVFDTRAIGLFEKKLPHHDGPAFRPHDEQSGRFREIALSGAPFHAKRAARQAVRAVYALGLDYGIVKIATTLKGETLVEEVDPSPIPGPRLSSLFAAAIERLRKEREAGESRPEPLLLGADPEFLLRRPGGRIVSASRYMERMGEAGCDGIILRGQRVILPLAELRPEPSPSPRVLVENLKEAMLRASSQITDPELEWLTGGMPVPGFPLGGHIHFSGIPLTSRLLRTLDTYLALPLVLLEDEQSRRRRPRYGSLGDFRRKRHGGFEYRALPSWLDHPERAAGVLALARLIALSSDSLMQEPLDHPDIRKLYYAGDSTRLLPVARKLWEELETMPAYGEYGTELNRLKREILEETGRAVAEDFRPAWKIPPFGPAKTPLPEIMV